A stretch of Microcoleus sp. FACHB-68 DNA encodes these proteins:
- a CDS encoding COP23 domain-containing protein: MSIKSVFRLAFAGFVAAQVPLLSVQPASAQSTNLQAFECRQDDYYVTVAVRKNGTVSDPMIVWTTEEFSEAGFPPAKRCAEVTSRLNSAIAQNSGTLNGLYLTAGRVNGLPVICSVNNTRAGCNGNNVLFTLKRENNPNTVLEKLFSASGTGTPIQQSGGQNYVDLSKLVNQLF, translated from the coding sequence ATGAGTATCAAATCAGTTTTTCGTTTAGCATTCGCCGGCTTCGTTGCCGCTCAAGTTCCCCTGCTAAGCGTTCAGCCGGCTTCTGCTCAGTCAACCAACTTACAAGCGTTTGAATGCCGGCAAGATGACTATTATGTGACAGTAGCTGTTAGAAAAAATGGCACCGTCTCAGATCCCATGATCGTTTGGACAACCGAAGAGTTTAGCGAGGCAGGGTTCCCGCCAGCAAAGCGCTGCGCCGAGGTGACGAGCCGGCTAAACAGCGCCATCGCTCAAAATAGTGGCACTCTGAACGGCTTGTATCTGACGGCAGGAAGAGTCAACGGTTTGCCCGTTATCTGCTCGGTAAACAACACAAGAGCCGGTTGCAATGGCAATAACGTGCTGTTTACCCTCAAGCGAGAAAACAATCCCAATACCGTCTTAGAAAAATTATTCAGCGCGAGTGGCACCGGCACCCCAATTCAGCAGTCTGGCGGTCAAAATTATGTAGATTTGAGCAAGTTGGTTAACCAACTTTTTTAA
- a CDS encoding iron uptake porin produces the protein MKYIFPGLAVLLFAAPAAATPQLSATTGSSEGLKTVEGSFGGEMPTQSLQPNILSDNPKFGLLPSTHKSKPASTRLLSRNPGSQASAETPLDKRLSQIETEPSEIVSPDSAMDQVTSVSQLLDVQPSDWAFGALQNLIERYGCIAGYPDQVYRGNRAITRYEFAAGLNACLERINELIAAESREDYVTQEDVAVLQKLQAEFAAELAGLRGRVDVLENRAAQLEVQQFSPTAVFGGEVIFALSSAAGGDPPGKGDGDTVLTHLTRLGIVTSFTGKDRLRLELATGNFDDRGFANPEIFNSDMTLLSYQADLDNQIKLDKLEYRFAALNDRVVFTIRPVGFSLSSVLTANSPYFDAGRGAISRFTEASPVFKIGNLDAGVGFDWLVADPVRLQVAYGTGDSNRSDPGGGVFGADRSALGVQLLLKPAANVLTGLAYVNAYNSDGRLDTFTGSFIADTNGFMDEPAQIHAVSGTLQWRVNPRITFGTWGGLIFTNSNQSSASATTSTYLFSVGLSDPFGREGDLLAFLFGQPPKLVNGNGLILGEDEDTSLHFEAFYRFRITDNVSISPGFFLITNPEHDSDNSDIFIGTIRTTFRF, from the coding sequence ATGAAGTACATCTTTCCCGGTTTGGCAGTATTACTGTTCGCAGCACCGGCAGCAGCAACCCCCCAGTTGTCTGCAACGACAGGTTCATCTGAAGGACTAAAAACTGTTGAGGGCAGCTTTGGGGGAGAAATGCCGACACAGTCTTTACAGCCGAACATCCTCTCAGATAACCCGAAATTTGGGTTATTGCCATCAACCCATAAGAGTAAACCGGCATCCACTCGGCTGCTGAGTCGCAATCCAGGTAGCCAAGCAAGTGCGGAAACGCCACTAGATAAACGGCTTAGTCAGATTGAAACTGAGCCGTCTGAAATCGTTTCCCCTGACAGCGCGATGGATCAGGTAACTTCCGTATCGCAATTGCTGGATGTGCAGCCGAGTGACTGGGCATTTGGGGCGTTACAAAACTTAATCGAGCGTTATGGTTGTATTGCCGGCTATCCCGATCAAGTTTATCGGGGCAATCGAGCCATAACCCGATATGAATTTGCTGCCGGTTTAAACGCCTGCTTAGAGCGTATCAATGAATTGATTGCAGCCGAATCTAGGGAAGACTATGTTACCCAGGAAGATGTGGCAGTTTTACAAAAACTGCAAGCAGAATTTGCTGCTGAATTAGCCGGCTTGCGGGGTCGGGTTGATGTGTTGGAAAATCGAGCAGCGCAATTAGAAGTGCAGCAATTTTCTCCCACAGCAGTTTTTGGCGGCGAAGTGATTTTTGCCCTATCCAGTGCTGCCGGCGGCGATCCTCCAGGCAAAGGAGACGGCGACACGGTACTCACTCATTTAACGCGCTTAGGCATTGTCACATCTTTCACCGGCAAAGATCGGCTACGGCTGGAATTAGCAACGGGGAATTTTGATGATCGGGGATTTGCGAACCCTGAGATTTTTAATAGCGATATGACATTGCTATCTTACCAAGCTGATTTAGATAATCAAATTAAATTAGATAAGCTGGAATATCGGTTTGCTGCACTCAATGATCGAGTTGTTTTTACGATCAGGCCGGTGGGATTTAGTTTAAGCAGTGTTTTAACCGCTAACTCGCCTTATTTTGATGCCGGCAGAGGCGCGATTTCACGGTTTACTGAAGCCAGTCCGGTGTTTAAAATTGGCAATTTAGATGCCGGTGTTGGGTTTGATTGGTTAGTGGCTGATCCTGTGCGTTTGCAAGTTGCCTACGGTACGGGAGATAGCAATCGTTCTGACCCTGGTGGGGGCGTATTTGGAGCAGATCGCAGTGCTTTGGGGGTGCAGTTGTTACTCAAGCCGGCTGCCAATGTTCTCACCGGCTTGGCTTATGTAAATGCCTACAATAGCGATGGCCGGTTAGATACCTTCACCGGCAGCTTTATTGCCGATACCAATGGCTTTATGGATGAGCCGGCTCAGATTCATGCAGTCAGTGGTACTCTACAATGGCGTGTCAATCCTAGAATTACTTTCGGGACTTGGGGGGGATTAATTTTCACAAACTCCAATCAATCATCTGCGTCTGCAACGACTTCCACTTATCTGTTTTCGGTTGGCTTATCCGATCCGTTTGGGAGAGAGGGAGATTTGCTAGCGTTTTTATTCGGTCAGCCACCTAAGTTAGTGAATGGCAACGGTCTGATTTTGGGGGAAGATGAGGATACTTCTCTGCATTTTGAAGCGTTTTATCGCTTCCGAATTACTGATAATGTTTCCATCAGTCCCGGTTTTTTTCTGATCACGAATCCAGAGCATGATTCAGATAACAGTGATATTTTTATCGGAACGATTCGCACAACTTTTCGGTTTTAG
- a CDS encoding PD-(D/E)XK nuclease family protein translates to MKKIWQYASYNLLSLFSPAVGQEHWHCDMKRGFTKARKKELPVKTLLEQDTPWQKIGLLAQKGVYEFHRDTQLLDSSDGIERVAEIIQLNQESIEVQKRVTHSLENYHKTPILFGKNLIKLSRGDEGFPEPILLHQGNYSFNFFAAIDCIFLEPDGKLHILDLKTGKSEFDRRQGFIYLLAARYLYPKQPAVASFYNLETGHWSDPITATSVQLDAVQMELARISQQHQGDLRRYRQNPADFETIFPPNPGLPCQYCQFNSICQFSTFEVSA, encoded by the coding sequence ATGAAGAAAATTTGGCAGTATGCCAGCTACAATCTGTTGTCTTTATTCTCCCCAGCAGTAGGCCAAGAACACTGGCACTGTGATATGAAACGGGGATTTACTAAAGCTCGAAAAAAAGAACTCCCAGTTAAAACTCTTTTGGAGCAAGATACCCCCTGGCAGAAAATTGGGCTACTAGCACAAAAAGGAGTTTATGAATTTCATCGAGACACACAGCTCTTAGACTCATCAGACGGAATAGAGCGAGTAGCAGAGATTATTCAATTGAATCAGGAATCAATTGAAGTCCAAAAACGAGTTACCCATAGCCTAGAAAACTACCATAAAACCCCAATTCTATTTGGAAAAAATCTTATCAAGCTGAGTCGGGGTGATGAAGGGTTTCCAGAGCCAATTCTCCTTCACCAAGGCAACTACTCATTTAATTTTTTTGCTGCGATTGATTGCATTTTTCTAGAGCCTGATGGCAAGCTGCACATTTTAGATTTGAAGACAGGTAAATCGGAATTTGACCGCCGGCAAGGATTTATTTACCTGTTAGCTGCTCGCTATCTCTATCCAAAGCAACCGGCTGTTGCTTCATTCTATAACTTGGAAACTGGCCATTGGTCTGACCCCATCACTGCAACCTCTGTCCAACTTGACGCTGTTCAGATGGAACTGGCACGAATTTCTCAACAGCATCAAGGGGATTTACGGCGTTATCGACAAAATCCAGCCGACTTTGAAACAATTTTTCCACCGAATCCCGGACTTCCATGCCAATACTGCCAGTTCAATTCAATTTGTCAATTTTCTACTTTTGAGGTTTCCGCATGA
- a CDS encoding Calx-beta domain-containing protein, which produces MALFLGDDTDDTLIGSIGNDLFIGDQGNDSLIGGFGNDIVFGEEGNDTLTGGTGSDVLLGGSGNDSLNGGDGNDTLYGGEGNNTLTGGAGVDVFALGFSLDLGQDIITDFEFGVDKIGLPADIDLTQVRTQILPVSSNSGIVLITFLQQTNSRPLVLAQLSYQGDAPDLSNLSDLLVPVNPISSALEFSAPTFAFNENGVPVAVVTVNRVGSTSGEVSATINLSDGTGTAFQDYINTPIQVNFAEGETTQTVSIPILDDTAVENTETINLSLVNPTGGATIGAQNTATVNIFDDDVALQFSDASFSVNEDGTPVAQVTVTRTGILDREVGATLTLTNGTATAPEDYDNTPIQLNFASGEANKTVTIPIVNDALVEGSETINLALENLTGGATIGAQSTANLTILDNDVALQFSAPIFRVNEDGTPIQEIGIIRTGILDTEVTATITLTEGTATSPEDFNNSPIEVTFAPGETRKTLAVPIVDDNLVEGSETINLTLSNPQQNALIGNNNVAVLEIVDNDTAPPAPSPSPSPSAPGTLEFSEASFLVNENGTPITAVTVTRSGGSSGEVNATISLTNGTAIASQDYRDNPITVNFAEGELSKTVNIPIIDDTLIEVPETVNLSLVNPTGGAILGAQNTATLTIARSDVPALLDFEAVENLENVGNTYAVQGVSFSSNALGIIDNDALDALGRNDEFGGNFGTPPSGITALTYGEGSEIVMDVNGGFDSQLSFFYASPFRDHTVIIYSGAGGTGNILASVPLSRTPAGELPDAYSTFNEVTIPFSGTARSVTFGDVANKIVIDSIELG; this is translated from the coding sequence ATGGCTTTATTCTTAGGCGATGATACAGATGACACGTTAATCGGCAGTATTGGAAATGATCTTTTCATCGGTGATCAGGGCAATGACAGTTTAATAGGGGGATTTGGCAATGATATTGTTTTTGGCGAAGAGGGTAATGACACCTTAACCGGCGGCACCGGCAGTGATGTTTTACTCGGCGGCAGCGGCAATGACAGTTTAAACGGGGGCGACGGCAACGATACTCTTTATGGTGGCGAAGGAAATAATACCTTAACCGGCGGTGCCGGCGTTGATGTATTCGCACTCGGCTTTTCTCTTGATTTAGGGCAAGATATTATTACCGACTTTGAGTTTGGTGTAGACAAAATTGGCTTGCCGGCTGACATTGATCTGACTCAAGTAAGGACACAAATTCTTCCCGTCAGTTCAAATTCAGGCATCGTTTTAATTACCTTTTTGCAACAAACCAACAGTCGGCCTCTCGTTTTGGCACAGTTGAGTTATCAAGGCGATGCCCCAGACTTGTCTAATCTGAGCGATTTATTGGTGCCGGTGAACCCCATTAGCAGTGCCTTAGAATTTAGCGCCCCCACATTTGCGTTTAATGAAAATGGGGTGCCGGTGGCAGTGGTGACTGTGAATCGGGTTGGTAGCACTAGCGGAGAAGTCAGCGCAACGATTAACTTAAGCGATGGCACCGGCACAGCTTTTCAAGATTACATCAACACCCCTATCCAGGTAAATTTTGCTGAGGGAGAAACGACGCAAACCGTCTCCATTCCCATACTCGATGATACCGCCGTTGAAAATACAGAAACCATAAATCTCAGCTTGGTAAACCCCACCGGAGGGGCAACCATTGGGGCGCAAAATACTGCAACTGTCAACATCTTTGATGATGATGTTGCCTTGCAGTTTAGTGATGCCTCCTTTAGTGTTAATGAGGATGGCACACCTGTTGCCCAAGTCACGGTAACTCGCACCGGCATTCTGGATCGAGAAGTCGGTGCCACCCTGACGCTGACAAATGGCACTGCTACCGCCCCAGAAGATTATGACAATACGCCAATCCAGCTAAACTTTGCTTCAGGAGAAGCAAATAAAACCGTAACAATTCCCATTGTTAATGATGCCTTAGTGGAAGGATCAGAAACGATTAATTTAGCCTTGGAAAACCTCACAGGTGGTGCAACAATTGGAGCGCAAAGTACGGCAAATCTAACGATTTTAGACAATGATGTTGCTTTACAATTTAGCGCCCCCATTTTTAGGGTAAATGAAGACGGCACACCGATTCAAGAGATCGGAATCATTCGCACCGGCATCCTCGATACAGAAGTGACTGCTACCATTACTCTGACTGAGGGTACAGCAACGTCCCCAGAGGATTTCAATAATAGCCCTATAGAAGTCACCTTTGCTCCTGGGGAAACCCGTAAAACTTTAGCAGTTCCCATCGTTGATGATAACTTAGTCGAAGGTTCTGAGACGATTAATTTAACCTTAAGCAATCCCCAGCAAAACGCACTGATTGGCAATAATAATGTTGCCGTTCTCGAAATTGTTGATAATGACACCGCACCGCCGGCACCCTCACCCTCACCCTCACCGTCAGCACCAGGCACCTTAGAGTTTAGTGAAGCGAGTTTTTTAGTTAATGAAAATGGGACTCCGATAACAGCCGTCACAGTGACTCGCAGCGGCGGTAGCAGTGGGGAAGTTAACGCGACAATTTCATTAACAAATGGCACAGCAATTGCATCTCAAGATTACAGGGATAACCCAATAACTGTTAATTTTGCTGAAGGAGAACTGTCTAAAACGGTTAATATTCCGATCATTGATGACACGTTAATCGAAGTTCCAGAAACGGTTAATCTTTCCTTAGTTAATCCTACCGGCGGTGCTATCCTAGGAGCGCAGAATACCGCAACTCTCACGATTGCGCGAAGTGATGTGCCGGCATTATTAGATTTTGAGGCTGTAGAAAATTTAGAAAATGTGGGCAATACTTATGCAGTACAAGGGGTTTCTTTCTCTTCAAATGCTTTAGGAATTATTGATAACGATGCCTTAGATGCCTTGGGAAGAAATGATGAATTTGGCGGTAACTTTGGAACACCACCAAGTGGAATTACGGCTTTAACCTATGGTGAAGGCTCTGAAATTGTGATGGATGTCAACGGTGGGTTTGACAGCCAACTTTCGTTTTTCTACGCTTCACCTTTCCGGGATCACACTGTAATTATTTATTCGGGTGCCGGTGGCACCGGCAATATTTTGGCTTCTGTTCCTTTATCTCGAACCCCTGCCGGTGAATTACCCGATGCTTACAGCACATTTAATGAAGTAACAATTCCATTTTCAGGAACTGCCAGATCCGTAACCTTTGGCGATGTGGCTAACAAAATTGTGATTGATAGCATCGAACTCGGTTAA
- a CDS encoding gamma-glutamylcyclotransferase → MSLLKVFVYGTLKPGQCNYQRYCAGKVVAAQPATAFGRLFALPVGYPAMTAGGDPISGMLLSFSDPAVLHDLDRLEDYDPHRLPAHNEYNRCQIEVFDLSGQKLELAWVYLMTPEQVDRRGGVPVASGCWVAGEFPENKYEKTDF, encoded by the coding sequence TTGAGTCTATTAAAGGTATTTGTTTACGGAACGCTCAAACCTGGGCAATGTAACTATCAACGCTACTGTGCCGGCAAGGTTGTAGCGGCACAACCGGCAACTGCGTTTGGCCGGCTATTCGCGCTGCCGGTGGGATACCCGGCGATGACTGCGGGAGGCGATCCTATCAGCGGTATGTTGCTTTCATTTAGTGATCCGGCGGTCTTGCATGACCTGGATCGGCTGGAAGATTATGATCCTCACCGGCTGCCGGCTCACAATGAATATAACCGATGCCAAATTGAGGTCTTTGACTTATCCGGTCAAAAGTTAGAGCTTGCTTGGGTTTACTTAATGACACCCGAACAGGTTGATCGCCGAGGAGGCGTGCCGGTGGCATCTGGCTGCTGGGTTGCCGGTGAATTCCCCGAAAACAAATATGAGAAAACGGATTTTTAA
- a CDS encoding Piwi domain-containing protein → MTADVPVSQVPTFLSEIFLLTIRQANLMGFRLSPEVDREVGNRLSFHFCRKFPGIVVSWHDKSFWVLGKPNQQMPPSNAWKEALKKIQEEVEDFRTCYWSFQWVRQPSVTPYILAQLAFQVLKTERRFLPVPVLSDNGINVSREVDFWPETIELKGTLEPAIALTLHSRILSKENLAEFYQNHPYRHEPDKLLIGLKVQDIESGNIATITELAGTVGEHRQRLIENATGSVSKEELKNAPDNQPLVAVQFGKNKKKFHYAMAALRPAVTPETANKFGVEYGSLLKATKIRNRERQELLFNYKKVAENTLASYGIQLASKCLNSNQYSDLFWQPEVPLSETLLLFGKNFKEVQSKILTGLKKGGVYRRHDDYRDSSRFVSIAALKLCNTKVAPFLNEVQKRLKEYGFESHIIDKKALSSNNLSGAEFRVEVEKAVNDLVNITPDIVLTFLPEEDRNTDRSDEGSFYHQIYSLLLNRRIASQVIYEDTLKDVESKYILNQVVPGILAKLGNLPFVLAEPLTIADYFIGLDISRSSKEKLSGTLNACASIRLYGQRGEFHRYRLEGDLIEGEEIPQRLLERLLPSADLGGKTVLIYRDGRFCGQEVDNFLARAKAIDAKFILVECRKSHIPRLYNLNQKVLAAPTLGLALRLSSREAVLVTTQVPENVGLACPLRLTVHEQGHPASIKDVVDTTLKLTLLHHGALKTPRLPMPLYGSDRMAYLRLNGIYPSLLEGDRQFWL, encoded by the coding sequence ATGACTGCTGATGTTCCTGTTTCCCAAGTTCCCACATTTTTAAGCGAAATTTTCCTGCTTACTATCCGACAAGCAAATTTAATGGGCTTTCGATTGAGTCCAGAAGTTGACCGGGAGGTAGGCAACCGCTTAAGCTTCCATTTTTGCCGGAAGTTTCCAGGCATAGTTGTTAGTTGGCATGATAAATCGTTTTGGGTATTAGGGAAACCAAATCAACAAATGCCCCCCTCAAATGCTTGGAAAGAAGCTTTAAAAAAGATCCAAGAGGAAGTGGAAGATTTCAGAACTTGCTACTGGTCATTCCAATGGGTACGTCAGCCGTCAGTAACTCCATATATTTTGGCTCAACTAGCTTTTCAAGTTCTAAAAACAGAACGACGCTTTTTACCTGTACCTGTTTTATCAGACAATGGAATTAATGTCAGCCGTGAAGTCGATTTTTGGCCAGAAACTATTGAATTAAAAGGAACATTAGAGCCTGCCATAGCTTTAACATTACACAGTCGCATTCTATCCAAAGAAAATTTAGCTGAATTTTATCAGAATCATCCCTATCGACACGAGCCTGATAAGCTTTTGATTGGTTTAAAAGTACAAGATATTGAATCAGGGAATATTGCTACTATCACCGAATTAGCGGGAACAGTAGGAGAACACCGACAAAGGTTAATAGAAAATGCAACGGGTTCAGTGAGTAAAGAAGAATTGAAAAATGCGCCAGACAACCAGCCCCTTGTAGCCGTACAATTTGGCAAAAATAAAAAAAAGTTTCACTATGCAATGGCTGCTCTCCGTCCTGCTGTCACGCCTGAAACAGCTAACAAGTTTGGAGTAGAATATGGCTCACTTCTCAAGGCGACTAAAATTCGTAATAGGGAACGACAGGAACTTTTATTTAATTACAAAAAAGTAGCTGAAAATACTTTAGCTTCTTATGGTATCCAGTTAGCATCTAAGTGTCTTAACAGCAATCAATATTCCGATTTATTCTGGCAACCAGAAGTTCCTCTCTCAGAAACTCTTCTTCTTTTTGGTAAAAATTTTAAGGAAGTTCAAAGTAAAATCCTTACGGGCCTTAAAAAAGGTGGTGTTTATCGCCGTCATGATGATTATCGCGATTCCTCAAGATTTGTTAGCATCGCTGCTTTGAAACTGTGCAATACGAAAGTCGCTCCATTTCTCAATGAAGTTCAGAAACGTCTGAAAGAGTATGGATTTGAAAGCCATATTATTGATAAAAAAGCCCTATCGAGCAATAATTTGAGCGGAGCTGAATTTAGAGTAGAAGTTGAGAAAGCTGTTAATGACTTAGTAAATATTACACCAGACATTGTTTTAACGTTTCTTCCAGAAGAAGATCGGAACACAGATCGGAGCGACGAGGGGAGTTTTTATCATCAAATTTATTCACTATTACTTAATCGTCGCATTGCCAGTCAAGTAATCTATGAAGACACTTTAAAAGATGTTGAGTCCAAGTACATCCTCAATCAAGTGGTTCCAGGAATTCTAGCAAAGTTGGGTAATCTACCTTTCGTTTTAGCAGAACCTTTAACCATTGCTGACTATTTTATTGGATTAGATATTTCCAGGTCTTCTAAAGAAAAGTTATCGGGAACTTTGAATGCTTGTGCCAGTATACGTCTTTACGGTCAACGAGGAGAGTTTCATCGCTACCGACTTGAAGGCGATTTAATTGAAGGAGAAGAAATCCCTCAGCGACTTCTAGAAAGGTTGCTTCCATCTGCCGATCTAGGAGGTAAAACTGTCTTAATTTATCGAGATGGGCGGTTTTGCGGTCAAGAAGTTGATAATTTCTTAGCAAGAGCTAAAGCAATCGATGCCAAATTTATCCTGGTAGAGTGCAGAAAATCTCATATCCCTCGACTGTATAACTTAAATCAAAAAGTTTTGGCGGCACCTACACTGGGCTTAGCGCTTCGCCTGTCCTCTCGCGAAGCGGTTCTGGTAACAACTCAGGTTCCTGAAAATGTGGGTTTGGCTTGTCCCCTGCGCTTGACAGTTCACGAGCAAGGACATCCGGCATCAATTAAGGATGTGGTAGATACTACTCTTAAACTCACTCTTTTACATCACGGAGCATTAAAAACTCCTCGATTGCCAATGCCACTTTATGGCTCAGATCGGATGGCTTATCTGCGCTTAAACGGGATTTATCCGAGTCTATTAGAGGGTGATCGCCAATTTTGGTTATAA
- a CDS encoding methylmalonic aciduria and homocystinuria type D protein has translation MVYARQLAGNEALSAEQPTLKASQQQSPIERVTQTGQAVEMSVHRCSPFVAQNLERVFPDWVLPVTTCRVIVVLQQSRYPLAETAPHIEREKDRLRERFISFGSDVVRHLRARGFLTDLIDPRTGYPLLSRPGEIAHDDTAAVKALLGFPVIHNRCSVLEHPSWGSGIYPSILITSASSRAIMSVLKRVALQHDWIVPQPKAELKLSLLEI, from the coding sequence ATGGTGTATGCAAGACAACTAGCTGGAAATGAAGCACTGTCTGCGGAACAGCCAACATTGAAGGCATCCCAGCAACAGTCGCCAATCGAGAGAGTCACACAGACAGGACAGGCAGTTGAGATGTCAGTTCATCGGTGCAGTCCGTTCGTTGCCCAAAACCTAGAGCGGGTCTTTCCCGACTGGGTTTTACCCGTAACGACTTGCCGAGTGATTGTAGTTCTCCAACAATCCCGCTACCCCTTGGCGGAAACGGCACCCCATATCGAGAGGGAGAAAGACCGTTTGCGGGAAAGGTTCATCAGCTTTGGTTCAGATGTAGTACGCCATTTGCGAGCTCGCGGTTTCCTAACAGACCTAATCGATCCTCGTACTGGTTATCCCCTACTCTCACGTCCCGGAGAAATCGCCCACGACGACACTGCCGCCGTCAAAGCTTTGTTAGGGTTCCCAGTCATTCACAATCGCTGCTCTGTGTTAGAGCATCCCAGTTGGGGCAGTGGCATTTATCCGAGTATTCTGATAACTTCTGCTTCTTCGCGAGCGATTATGTCTGTTTTAAAAAGAGTGGCCCTCCAGCATGATTGGATTGTTCCACAACCAAAAGCAGAATTAAAACTATCACTACTAGAAATTTGA
- a CDS encoding serine protease, which produces MIFFGRLSSCLVGATAAVAITVPLMAAQRLTKEQVNAVASQTTVVIAQGLQKGDIEARQEWNPGSGVIVARSDKTYYVLTALHVVRTRDVVYGVRTSDGEVHFVDDVKTHENILPFGTEDEQLGETIKGFDLAIIKFESDIKYPVAVVGKSNQLAEGEPVFISGWPNPEDESARRVREFSAGNLSEIVAPPSPDGGYSLLYNNQTRRGMSGGPVFNAQGELIGIHGRGRAQDNIYCIDPRLSANNSCGMQTIHFVKQAEVAGLQLALKQPPVDPKLLETGRGNREKADVIENIYEAFTFDVRSLLRDEPSGGCGSLLLGDTCD; this is translated from the coding sequence ATGATTTTCTTTGGCCGGTTATCCTCCTGTCTGGTTGGGGCAACTGCCGCAGTGGCAATCACGGTTCCACTGATGGCAGCTCAACGATTGACAAAAGAACAGGTCAATGCCGTTGCCTCCCAAACCACGGTCGTGATCGCCCAAGGTCTACAAAAGGGAGATATTGAAGCCAGACAGGAATGGAACCCTGGCTCAGGGGTGATCGTGGCCCGCAGCGATAAGACTTATTATGTTTTAACAGCGCTTCATGTTGTGCGGACGCGAGATGTGGTTTACGGGGTGCGAACCAGTGACGGGGAAGTTCACTTTGTTGATGATGTCAAAACTCACGAGAATATTCTCCCCTTCGGCACCGAGGACGAACAGTTAGGCGAAACCATTAAAGGATTCGATCTGGCAATTATTAAATTTGAGAGCGATATCAAGTATCCCGTTGCCGTAGTTGGAAAATCCAACCAGTTAGCGGAAGGAGAGCCGGTGTTTATCTCCGGTTGGCCAAATCCTGAAGATGAGAGCGCTCGCCGGGTGCGAGAGTTTTCCGCCGGCAACTTAAGTGAAATTGTCGCTCCACCCTCGCCGGATGGTGGCTATAGCTTGCTTTATAATAACCAAACGCGCCGAGGCATGAGCGGCGGCCCTGTGTTTAACGCACAAGGTGAGTTAATCGGCATTCACGGACGGGGAAGAGCACAGGACAACATCTACTGTATCGATCCAAGGTTGAGTGCCAACAACAGTTGTGGGATGCAGACGATACATTTTGTCAAGCAAGCGGAAGTGGCGGGACTACAGCTCGCCTTGAAGCAACCGCCGGTTGATCCGAAATTACTAGAAACTGGGAGGGGAAATCGGGAAAAAGCGGATGTGATTGAAAACATTTACGAAGCATTCACGTTTGATGTGCGATCGCTGCTGAGGGATGAACCTTCTGGGGGATGTGGCAGTCTATTGCTAGGTGACACCTGCGACTAA
- a CDS encoding helix-turn-helix domain-containing protein produces the protein MSKSFGKRIREARQNKGFSQRDLAALVKVDYTYLSKLENDRAEYPPKEEVIQSLAHHLDLDAKELHDLAGRIAPEDVKVVQELVKTYPKQIPVLFRQMRDNPELAQKFIREATQAESEEESS, from the coding sequence GTGAGTAAAAGTTTTGGTAAGCGTATCCGTGAAGCTCGACAGAATAAGGGATTCAGCCAGCGCGATTTGGCGGCGTTGGTAAAGGTGGATTATACTTACCTGTCCAAACTAGAGAATGATCGCGCAGAGTATCCGCCTAAAGAGGAGGTTATTCAGTCATTAGCACATCACCTAGATTTAGATGCGAAGGAGTTACATGACCTAGCGGGTCGGATCGCACCAGAAGATGTCAAAGTTGTTCAGGAGCTTGTCAAAACCTACCCAAAACAGATCCCTGTTTTATTCCGTCAAATGCGGGACAATCCTGAACTTGCTCAAAAATTTATTCGGGAAGCTACACAAGCAGAAAGTGAGGAGGAATCAAGTTGA